From the candidate division WOR-3 bacterium genome, the window TCGCCCCCCGGGCCTCGGGGTCGGGTGCGGTGATGTGGCTTGCGTCCGCGGTCGCGCCATAACCAGCCAGTTCGCAGTAGATGGGTGCTCCGCGCCTAACAGCATGTCCAAGTTCTTCAAGAATGTAAATTGCACACCCTTCGGCAATCACAAATCCGTCCCGGTCCCGGTCAAATGGCCGTGATGCTCTTGCCGGTTCCTCGTTGCGTTTGGACAGGGCGCCCATGTTGGCGAAGGCTGCAACCGTAAACTTGGTTACTGCTGCTTCCGACCCGCCGGTTATCATCACGTCACAGTCACCATGTAATATGTGTCGGAAGGCCTCGCCAGTTGCGTGTGCTCCCGAGGCGCAGGCTGAGACGGTACAGAAATTCGGTCCCCGTAGGTCGTAAGTGATGGAAATCTGGCCCGATGCCATGTCCGGAATCATCATCGGAATCAGAAGGGGCGAGACCCGCCGCGGTCCTCGTTCGAGGAACTGCGCGTGTTGAGCCTCCCAAGTCTGAACTCCGCCCATTCCTGAGCCGACAATAACGCCGATGCGGGACCGGTCTTCCTTTGAGAAATCCAGCGCGGCATCGGCAATTGCTTCAGCCGCCGCGCACAGGGCGAACTGTGTGAACCGGTCTGCGCGCTTTGCCAGCCTCGGGTCAAGTCGCTTTTCCGGTGCAAACCCTTTTACTTCGGCGGCAATCTGGACTGGCAGGTCTGAGGCATCAAACGACGCTATCCGGGCGATACCGTTCGTACCGGCGTTGAGGTTTTCCCAGAACGTAG encodes:
- the fabF gene encoding beta-ketoacyl-ACP synthase II; this translates as MTGRRVVVTGLGAVTPIGNDIPTFWENLNAGTNGIARIASFDASDLPVQIAAEVKGFAPEKRLDPRLAKRADRFTQFALCAAAEAIADAALDFSKEDRSRIGVIVGSGMGGVQTWEAQHAQFLERGPRRVSPLLIPMMIPDMASGQISITYDLRGPNFCTVSACASGAHATGEAFRHILHGDCDVMITGGSEAAVTKFTVAAFANMGALSKRNEEPARASRPFDRDRDGFVIAEGCAIYILEELGHAVRRGAPIYCELAGYGATADASHITAPDPEARGAIDVMRQAITEAGLTPSDIDYINAHGTSTPLNDASEVKAINDLFGEHAARLVVNSTKSMIGHGLGSAGAMEFVATALAVKHGRVHATLNHEHPDEGVTLDFVKDRARDVKIRAALSNSFGFGGHNCCLCVKAWEQ